From a single Oreochromis niloticus isolate F11D_XX linkage group LG3, O_niloticus_UMD_NMBU, whole genome shotgun sequence genomic region:
- the sepsecs gene encoding O-phosphoseryl-tRNA(Sec) selenium transferase, whose amino-acid sequence MNSDNFNLSEKIVSPSYIRQGSQARRGHEQLIRQLLEQGKCPEEGWSESTVELFLNELAVMDSNNFLGNCGVGEREGRVASSLVARRHYRLIHGIGRSGDIAAIQPKAAGSSLLNKLTNSVVLDVLKLAGVRSVASCFVVPMATGMSLTLCFLTLRHRRPKARYIIWPRIDQKSCFKSMITAGFEPVVVENVLEGDELRTDLEAVERKIEELGAENILCVHSTTSCFAPRVPDRLEELSCLCSKHDIPHIVNNAYGVQSSKCMHLIQQGARVGRIDAFVQSLDKNFMVPVGGAIIAGFDESFIQEISKMYPGRASASPSLDVLITLLTLGVSGYKKYLSERKEIYSFLAEQLKSLASAHGERLLHTPHNPISLAMSLDGLQANSDKAVTQLGSMLFTRQVSGARVIPLGKEQTVSGHTFRGFMSHSDSYPCPYLNAASAVGITREDVTVCIKRLDKCLKTLKKEGGTAKNSSPVSSSNQEVSIGE is encoded by the exons ATGAACAGCGACAACTTCAACCTGAGCGAGAAGATTGTGTCACCTTCCTACATCCGGCAGGGATCGCAGGCTCGCCGTGGCCATGAGCAACTCATCAGACAGTTACTGGAACAA GGAAAGTGTCCTGAGGAAGGATGGAGCGAGAGCACTGTTGAGCTCTTCCTCAACGAGCTAGCTGTGATGGACAGCAACAACTTCCTGGGTAACTGTGGAGTAGGAGAGAGAGAAGGCCGGGTGGCGTCCAGCCTTGTGGCAAGACGACATTACAG GCTGATCCACGGCATCGGCCGGTCAGGTGACATCGCTGCTATTCAGCCTAAAGCTGCAGGATCCAGTCTGCTTAACAAACTGACGAACTCGGTTGTCCTGGATGTCTTAAAGCTTGCAG GTGTCCGGAGTGTGGCCAGCTGCTTCGTGGTACCCATGGCTACAGGGATGAGTTTGACTCTCTGCTTCCTGACCCTTCGTCACAGGAGACCCAAAGCTCGCTACATCATTTGGCCTCGCATTGACCAGAAGTCCTGTTTCAAGTCTATGATCACAGCAG GCTTTGAACCTGTGGTCGTGGAGAATGTGCTCGAGGGTGATGAGCTGCGGACAGATTTGGAAGCAGTTGAACGCAAGATTGAAGAGCTTGGAGCTGAAAATATCCTGTGTGTTCATTCAACGACTTCTTGCTTCGCCCCACGGGTCCCTGACAG GCTTGAGGAGCTGTCATGTCTCTGCAGCAAGCATGATATTCCCCACATAGTTAACAATGCATATGGCGTGCAGTCGTCCAAATGCATGCACCTCATTCAGCAG GGCGCCCGTGTGGGAAGAATCGACGCCTTTGTACAGAGCCTGGACAAAAACTTTATGGTTCCAGTAGGTGGTGCTATAATTGCAGGTTTTGATGAGTCCTTCATACAGGAGATAAGCAAGATGTACCCAG GGAGAGCATCAGCCTCACCTTCCCTCGACGTCCTCATTACCCTCCTCACGCTGGGAGTCAGTGGCTATAAGAAATACTTGTCAGAACGAAAG GAGATTTATTCGTTCCTGGCTGAGCAGCTGAAGAGTCTGGCTTCTGCACACGGGGAGAGGTTGCTTCACACCCCGCACAACCCCATTTCTCTGG CCATGTCTCTAGATGGTCTCCAGGCCAACAGCGACAAGGCGGTGACTCAGCTAGGATCCATGTTGTTCACCCGACAAGTGTCAGGAGCCAG GGTGATACCACTGGGCAAGGAGCAGACCGTAAGCGGACACACGTTTCGTGGGTTTATGTCCCACTCGGACTCGTACCCCTGTCCTTACCTCAACGCTGCCTCCGCTGTGGGTATCACTCGAGAAGATGTGACGGTCTGCATCAAAAGGCTCGACAAATGCCTGAAAACTCTGAAGAAAGAGGGCGGTACGGCAAAAAACAGTTCCCCGGTGTCTTCGTCGAACCAAGAGGTCTCTATAGGAGAGTGA